One part of the Alistipes onderdonkii genome encodes these proteins:
- a CDS encoding Ig-like domain-containing protein: MKKLLYAFLITAIAAVHSGCKDDEGQFIHVEKVSIDVRELHLNPGKTYQLSVTITPENATNQRIAWYSSNTNVATVDKNGLVTALAFGEVTLTAEANDMHVNDAIHLTIDDVDNSIPIESLTLDATSKTFDFATDPGVGYFQFTPTILPESATNKKLKWISDDPLVAEIDENGLLVPVSHGKTTIHVSTTDGGKKTAQCEVTVIGVKDRNYDSDDDYYKIIYFPVNITVKDENGQATEQTWLDRNLGAKSIAAASNDYAAFGSLFQWSRKADGHEKTKWTSATAGSFVNALAPLNTPTADRRESGREGFMPTNKEPHDWARDDTSNRDGLWGGRFEDKTYAAPLDAATQDNNPCPPGYRVPTVNEFIEMAKAVTGLETMVYGDTSYKVTDLAAVFARSPLKMPWAGQAVVGGTVSGGRGVYWTNMPIIAGAGNIFTNAARFIMLNGTSIYLNNYQRTNAYSVRCIRHTPLDKESAEMR, encoded by the coding sequence ATGAAAAAACTTCTTTACGCTTTTCTAATCACCGCTATCGCTGCTGTCCATTCCGGCTGCAAAGATGACGAGGGGCAATTCATCCATGTCGAAAAAGTAAGTATCGACGTTCGGGAACTCCACCTCAATCCCGGTAAGACATATCAGCTTTCGGTCACGATCACGCCGGAAAATGCCACCAACCAGAGAATCGCATGGTACAGCTCCAATACGAACGTGGCCACCGTGGATAAGAACGGCCTGGTCACAGCGCTGGCTTTCGGCGAGGTGACGCTCACAGCCGAAGCCAACGACATGCACGTCAACGACGCGATCCACCTCACGATCGACGACGTGGACAACAGCATTCCCATTGAAAGCCTGACGCTCGACGCTACGTCCAAGACATTCGACTTCGCAACTGATCCGGGAGTCGGATACTTCCAGTTCACCCCGACAATCCTGCCGGAGAGCGCCACAAACAAAAAGCTCAAGTGGATCTCCGACGATCCGCTCGTCGCCGAAATCGACGAAAACGGCCTACTGGTTCCCGTATCGCACGGCAAAACGACCATCCACGTCTCGACCACCGACGGCGGAAAGAAAACCGCCCAATGCGAAGTGACCGTGATCGGAGTAAAGGATCGCAACTATGATTCGGATGACGACTATTACAAGATCATCTATTTCCCTGTAAACATCACCGTCAAAGACGAGAACGGCCAGGCGACGGAACAAACATGGCTCGACCGCAACCTCGGTGCCAAAAGCATCGCCGCCGCATCCAATGACTATGCGGCCTTCGGATCGCTCTTCCAGTGGTCGCGCAAAGCCGACGGACACGAAAAGACCAAATGGACTTCTGCCACGGCTGGTTCATTCGTCAATGCCCTCGCACCGCTGAACACTCCCACCGCCGACCGCCGGGAGTCGGGTCGGGAAGGTTTCATGCCAACTAACAAGGAGCCCCACGACTGGGCGCGCGACGACACGTCGAACCGGGACGGACTCTGGGGCGGCCGCTTCGAGGACAAGACGTATGCGGCGCCGCTCGATGCCGCCACGCAGGACAACAATCCCTGCCCTCCGGGCTACCGCGTACCGACGGTGAACGAATTCATCGAGATGGCCAAAGCCGTCACCGGACTCGAAACGATGGTTTACGGCGACACCTCCTACAAGGTGACCGATCTTGCTGCCGTATTCGCCCGAAGCCCGCTCAAAATGCCGTGGGCAGGACAGGCGGTCGTCGGGGGAACCGTATCGGGAGGCCGCGGCGTCTACTGGACGAACATGCCCATCATCGCCGGCGCAGGCAACATCTTCACCAATGCGGCGCGTTTCATCATGCTCAACGGCACCAGCATATACCTGAACAACTACCAGCGAACCAACGCCTACTCCGTGCGGTGCATCCGCCATACACCGCTCGACAAAGAGTCCGCCGAAATGAGATAA